Below is a genomic region from Leptolyngbyaceae cyanobacterium.
TGTGCTACCGCACACGCTACGCGAACGAGATTCCGTTGCGACAGCCGATGTAATAGCGAAGAGGGAACGGTGAGCGGTAACTAGTTAGTAGTGATACCTTAATAAATGGTGACTGGCGATCGATCGCTGGTAACTGCTTTAGCGATCGCATATTCTCAATTATGACTACTACCACTGACTACCTCAGCCATCTCAATATCAGTCAACGCCGCGCCGTGGAACATTTCTGCGGTTCTTTGCTAGTTGTGGCGGGTGCCGGTTCCGGTAAAACGAGGGCGCTTACTTATCGGATCGCAAATTTAATTTTAAAGCATCAAGTCGATCCGGAAAATATCCTGGCAGTGACTTTTACTAATAAAGCGGCGCGGGAGATGAAAGAACGGATCGAAAAGTTGTTTGCAGCCAGGATCGCGGAACGCGAGACTGGTAAGGCTTTGGAGTCGCTGTCACCCCAAGAACAAACGAAATTGCGATCGCAAGCAGCAAAAACATATATCAAACCGTTATGGGTGGGTACTTTCCATAGTTTATGCTCTAGAATTCTCAGATTTGATATTGAAAAATATCAAGACGAAACAGGACGCAAGTGGACGCGCAACTTTTCAATTTTTGATGAGTCCGATGTCAAAAGTTTAATTAAAGATATTGTTATTAAACAGTTAAACTTAGACGATAAAAAATTCGATCCCAACACCGTGCGTTATGCCATCAGCAATGCCAAAAACCAAGGTTTAACACCTCAACAATTTGAACTCGATCAACCTAATTATCGCGGCAAAGTAATTGCCCAAGTTTACAGCCGATATCAAGCAGCGTTAGCAGAAAATAACGCCCTTGATTTCGATGACTTAATTTTGATTCCCGTTCAATTATTTAAACAAAACGAATCGGTTTTAGGTTATTGGCATCGCCGCTTTCAACATATTTTAGTAGATGAATACCAGGATACTAACCGCATCCAATACGACCTAATTCGGTTACTAGTTACGAACGGAGAAAACCCCAAAAACTTCAAAAACTGGCAAAATCGCTCGGTATTCGTAGTTGGTGATGTTGACCAAGCGATTTACTCCTTCCGCATGGCAGATTTTCGCATTTTGTTGGAATTTCAAGAAGACTTCGGCGACGGTTTGCCAGATGACGATACCCGCACGATGGTAAAATTAGAAGAAAATTACCGTTCTAGAGAAAATATCCTGCAAGCTGCCAATCACTTAATCGAAAATAACACGCAACGGATTGAAAAAATACTGCGTGCAACTAGAGGAGAAGGAGAACCAATTTTTTGTTATCGTGCTGATGATGAACTGGATGAAGCAGAATTTGTCATCCAACAACTTCGCCAATTAGAACGACAACAAGCAGATTTAGATTTAGGTAGTTTTGCGATTCTTTATCGCACCAACGCACAATCTCGTCCGTTTGAAGATGCGCTGTTGCGTTGGGGTATTCCTTACACGATGGTAGGGGGGTTGAAGTTTTACGATCGCAAAGAAATTAAAGATTCTCTTGCATATTTGCGGTTAGTTGTCAATCCATCCGATACCGTTAGTTTGCTGCGAGTAATCAACACCCCTCGACGGGGAATCGGTAAAGCTACTATAGACAACCTGATGAATGCAGCGCAAGAATTAGGCGTTCCATTGTGGGAAATTCTCAGCGATGAAACATCGGTTAATACTATTGCCGGACGCGCTGCCAAATCAATTACTAAATTCGTCGAATTAATTGAAAAATGGAAACTACAATTAGAAGTACTTTCGGCATCGCAAATAGTGCAGGGAATCATGGAAGACTCTGGCTATGTTGATGATTTGAAAAAGCAAGGTACTGATGAATCAGAAAATCGATTAGAAAACGTCTTTGAATTGTTTAACGCAGTGCTGCAATTTGAAGAAGAAAATGACGAACCGAGTTTAGAAAATTTCTTAGCTAATGCTTCCTTATCTTCCGACTTAGATAACTTAGAAGAAGGACAAAAAGCCGTTTCTTTAATGACACTCCACTCTGCCAAAGGCTTAGAATTTCCGGTAGTATTTCTAGTCGGATTGGAACAAGGCTTGTTACCCCACGGACGCAGTTTAGACGATCCGGCTGGATTAGAAGAAGAACGGCGTTTGTGTTATGTTGGCATCACTCGCGCTCAAGAAAGATTGTACATCACTCACGCACGAGAAAGACGTTTATGGGGTAATCGAGAAACTGCAATTACTTCCCAATTTTTAGCAGAATTACCAAAAGATTTATTAAGTGGAAAAGTAGGTACGACGATTCGCGGTGGCGGGACGAGTTTAGGGAGAAAATCACCAACGCCAAAACCATCGGATGAAAGTAACGTTTCTGCCACTCCCGGACAAAATTGGAAAGTAGGCGATCGCATTATTCACAAAACATTTGGTGTAGGAGAAATCAGCCATATTTTCGGTGCGGGAAATAAACTTTGTTTGGCGGTGAAATTTCCCAGCGTCGGGCAAAAAATTCTCGATCCGAAAATAGCACCATTGCAAAAAGTCAAGTAGTTTCTTGTTCGTTCGTA
It encodes:
- the pcrA gene encoding DNA helicase PcrA translates to MTTTTDYLSHLNISQRRAVEHFCGSLLVVAGAGSGKTRALTYRIANLILKHQVDPENILAVTFTNKAAREMKERIEKLFAARIAERETGKALESLSPQEQTKLRSQAAKTYIKPLWVGTFHSLCSRILRFDIEKYQDETGRKWTRNFSIFDESDVKSLIKDIVIKQLNLDDKKFDPNTVRYAISNAKNQGLTPQQFELDQPNYRGKVIAQVYSRYQAALAENNALDFDDLILIPVQLFKQNESVLGYWHRRFQHILVDEYQDTNRIQYDLIRLLVTNGENPKNFKNWQNRSVFVVGDVDQAIYSFRMADFRILLEFQEDFGDGLPDDDTRTMVKLEENYRSRENILQAANHLIENNTQRIEKILRATRGEGEPIFCYRADDELDEAEFVIQQLRQLERQQADLDLGSFAILYRTNAQSRPFEDALLRWGIPYTMVGGLKFYDRKEIKDSLAYLRLVVNPSDTVSLLRVINTPRRGIGKATIDNLMNAAQELGVPLWEILSDETSVNTIAGRAAKSITKFVELIEKWKLQLEVLSASQIVQGIMEDSGYVDDLKKQGTDESENRLENVFELFNAVLQFEEENDEPSLENFLANASLSSDLDNLEEGQKAVSLMTLHSAKGLEFPVVFLVGLEQGLLPHGRSLDDPAGLEEERRLCYVGITRAQERLYITHARERRLWGNRETAITSQFLAELPKDLLSGKVGTTIRGGGTSLGRKSPTPKPSDESNVSATPGQNWKVGDRIIHKTFGVGEISHIFGAGNKLCLAVKFPSVGQKILDPKIAPLQKVK